AAGACGCGAGCTGCCGGGCCGAAAGGGAAGGCTTGAGGCCGCCCGGCGGCTGGTCGGCGCCCAGGAAGAGGTTCTGGAGTGGGACGAGCTGGAGCGTCTCCTGGAGCGGGGGCACCTCAGTTGAAGCGAGAGGCGTGGCTTGTTGACACCAGCGTAATCACGTACGCCCGCGGTAAAGACCACCCTTACAAGGCGGCCTGCGCCCGCATCTTGCTTGAGATTGCCGGGGGTTTCTTTGCGCGCGAACACGGTGTTCCTGTGGTGGATACCGAGGTGTTTCAGGAGATCCTCTACCGCTACGGGATGGAGCAAAAGTGGGAAACAGCGGTAGCGGTCTGTCAGGACCTGTTGGCTATCGGGCTCAGGGTCCTGGCTGTAGGCAGGCCGGAGGTTGAAACGATGATCGACCTCGCGGAGAAGTACGGCAGAAGAGGGGTTCGCCCCAGGGACCTGGTGCATGCTGCCGTGATGGTGAGAAACGGGATCAGAAGGATCATTACTGCTGACACCCATTTTGATCTCATCGAGGAGGTGGAGCGCATCGACCCCCTGTCCTTCCCGGCTAAGGGAATGGAAATTTAATAAGGAGGCGGCCTGGTGAAGTTTAAGCTTGAGAACGAGGGCTGCTATTTAAGGCTTTCCCATTCCTGTAAGCTGATCTTACGGGTAATTATCTTTTCCACCTCATCGAGCATCATCTTTAATTGAGGCACTGAGTACTCCGGGTTCGAAGGAATGGCCAACCTGTGTTCGCCATAAACCATAAACTGGTGGCGCGTGCCGGAATAGGGTCCTTTAAAACCTAATTTGCGGAGGCGGCTGATAAAATCGCGGCGTTTACAGGGCGCCCAGCGAGTCATGGCGCGGCTCCTGGTTGAGGTCAATGTTGCCGATCACCGGCAGGGGGTGTTTGAGTTTAAGCCCCAAAAGGATCCACTCTTCAAGGGTCGAACGCAGTTCCCTCTCGCATTCCCGCAGCGTATTCCCAAAGGCAACCACGCCGGGGCAGGGCGGGATGCGCCCGGCGAAGGTGCCATCCTCCAACTTATCGTAAACGGCCTGCGCCATGCCTTGCTCGATATATTCGGTAAGGATGAAAAAAGCCACCTAAAGCACCTCCTTTGGTTGTTGCCAAATTTCATTATACCATACCACGAAAAATTATCTTTCAGCCGCTTCTTTCAGTTCTCCTCACGGGACCGCTTGCTTTACGATTGTGGAAAGCGAGCGCAGGAGAAAATCCCCTGCCTCGAGAATTTCCAGAAGAACCGGCTCTCCGTCTGCCGCGAAGTGGACGATTAACTGCCCTGTTGACTTTCGAGCCGTAAAGTTCGGCGCGCCTGGGTGCGCGGAAAGCGCCCGGGTTGAACCGTCCGAGCGGGGGCATAGGCGAGGCAGGCTTTTATCTCACCGGGTTCACGGCCGGGATAACCGGCCGGAATTTCTTGGGGCGTCACTTCTCTGCGCGAACGTCCCGGCTGACATCTAATACCTCCAGCCCTTCCTCCGCCGCCAGGCGCAGCAGCTTTTGGTCGGCGCAGACAAACACCGGCGGCTCGGCCATTGATGCGGCAGTGGCCAGCTGGACGGCATCTAGCGGGGTAATATACCTTTGCGAAGCTATGGCGAGGCTCTTTACGATAATGGTGCCGGTAAGTCTGACCACTTCAAGGTTCTCTTCGGCAATATCTTTTAAAAACGTGGCTCGCAGCGTATCAAACTCTTCCGGAGCAACAATCTTATCCACGTCAACGAGGCGGCGCAGGTTGCTGACAGCTTCGAGGAGCGTGATTTCAGAAATGAAACGTGCGGCTTGCCGGCTAAATAGCGCCTCAACCGCGGCGGACCCTTCCTCCCGGCGGTAGCGCTTAAAGAGGGCGCTGGTGTCGAGAAAATAAGCTTTCGGAAAATAAGCTTTCATTGCACCCGCTTACCCTTCTTCGCGCAGCCGGCGCACCCTTTCGTGCATCGCGGCGGGCACCCGGGACATTATCCGGCGGGCTTTATCCAGGTCGGCTTCCCGGGCGTTTTGCCGGCAATATTCCAGAAGCACTTCGCTGTCGTTCTCTTCTCTTACGGGCCTTAGCACCAGCTCGGTGCCGCGGATGCGGACCTCGAGATAGCTTCCTGCCCGCAGGCGAAGTTTCTCCCTTATCTGTTTGGGCAGCGTCAGCTGGCCTTTTGAGGTCATTTTAATCCTGTGCATAACCGATGCTCCTTACTTTCTTATTTTCTTACATTATTACGCGGATTGCTTTTTAGTCAAGATTTGAGTTAACCAGATCGCGTTGATGAGGAAGCCGCGGCGGGGGAGCTTGCAAGAAGCGAGGATTGTGGAAAACGAGCGCAGGAAAAAATCCCCTGCCTCGAGGATTTCCAGAAAAAAGGTAAATTATTCGCCTCCTGAAGAGCATTGCCTGCATTCCTATCCCATGGAATGAGAGTCGGGCGGAGGCGGTGGCAGCAGGTCCCTCAGGAAAGCCCTCATGTAAGCATCGGGGTCAACGCCCTCCCAGACCTGGCGGTGCAGGCCGAAAAGCCGCTCGGCGTAGCTTTTAGGTTTGGGAGTGACAACCACGACGTTCCCCGTTTTTCTGAGCAGTACTTCGTCTCCCCCGGAGAGCCCCAGTTCCTTTCTTACACGGGCAGGCAGAACCATCTGGCCGCGCGCGCCCAGTTTCACTGTTTCCACATCTGCATCATACATAACAGGTTTTCCTCCAACATTTATTTAAGTTTTCATACATTTTAGCATGGAATGCAGAATAAAGGCAAGATGTTGAACCGTCCGAGCGGGGGCTGGGAAACGGCGGGCAGGTATTGGGAAGGCTTGATCACTTCCTGCCTTTTGCCCTGAAGACAGCCAGGTATTCGCCAGGCGTGAAAACGGGGATTTCTGTCCGGCCGGAGAAGTGTTTTTTGTTCCAGGTAACGATGGCGCGCGCCTTGTAGGTTTCTGCTTCTTTTAAAAAGACGGCATCACCCAGGGTCATCTTTTTGGTTAAGTAGAATCCCAGATCCAGCAGGTATTCCCCAATTTTCACCCCTTCATCCCCGGCGGGATCGAGGACCTCCACGGGATAAACCTCGCCAAACGAGTAAAGCCACTTTTCGAGCTCCTCTTGGGAGAGATTAAAGGAGGCCACACCGCAGATCTCCAAAAGGGTAATGAGGGGGACGCCCGCCTTTGCTTTGGCGTTCTTTAGAGAGGCGAAAAACATCCTGTTTTCTTCATAGTGAACGTCACGCGGAAAGAAGCGGTCAATGATGAAGATGTTGCTATCGAGAAAGACCATAACGATCCCCTTTTGCCGTTCTTTCCATTTCTTGCCATGAGGCAAAACCTCGGACTTTTTGTGAGATCTCATCGTTTAAATGGCGCAGTTCCTCTGGTGCCATCGCAAGGAGTGCAGGGTACCTTTGCGCAATATTTGCCCGGAGCTTTTGGTAAATCGAGTCATGCTGCCGTTCATCCAGATCCCTTTCCTGGAACGGTTTGATCGTGGCTACAGGCTGGCCGTGGCGGGTAACGATGATGATCTTCCCTTTTTCTGCGGCACGCAGAATCTGGCTGGTCTTGTTTTTTAGATCCCGGGTGTTAACGAAATTGATTTCTCCCATAACTGTCGCCTCCGTTGCCATAATTGTAGCTATCTTTTTCTTGCCGGTCAACAACCTGATCCTCGCGCCGCGCAAGAAGTATGATTTTATCTTTCTAGGAATTGTTCAATTAAGTCTTCGCTCAGCCTGAAAC
This DNA window, taken from Bacillota bacterium, encodes the following:
- a CDS encoding type II toxin-antitoxin system VapC family toxin, which codes for MKREAWLVDTSVITYARGKDHPYKAACARILLEIAGGFFAREHGVPVVDTEVFQEILYRYGMEQKWETAVAVCQDLLAIGLRVLAVGRPEVETMIDLAEKYGRRGVRPRDLVHAAVMVRNGIRRIITADTHFDLIEEVERIDPLSFPAKGMEI
- a CDS encoding type II toxin-antitoxin system HicB family antitoxin; amino-acid sequence: MLTEYIEQGMAQAVYDKLEDGTFAGRIPPCPGVVAFGNTLRECERELRSTLEEWILLGLKLKHPLPVIGNIDLNQEPRHDSLGAL
- a CDS encoding type II toxin-antitoxin system VapC family toxin, whose translation is MKAYFPKAYFLDTSALFKRYRREEGSAAVEALFSRQAARFISEITLLEAVSNLRRLVDVDKIVAPEEFDTLRATFLKDIAEENLEVVRLTGTIIVKSLAIASQRYITPLDAVQLATAASMAEPPVFVCADQKLLRLAAEEGLEVLDVSRDVRAEK
- a CDS encoding AbrB/MazE/SpoVT family DNA-binding domain-containing protein, encoding MHRIKMTSKGQLTLPKQIREKLRLRAGSYLEVRIRGTELVLRPVREENDSEVLLEYCRQNAREADLDKARRIMSRVPAAMHERVRRLREEG
- a CDS encoding AbrB/MazE/SpoVT family DNA-binding domain-containing protein, which encodes MYDADVETVKLGARGQMVLPARVRKELGLSGGDEVLLRKTGNVVVVTPKPKSYAERLFGLHRQVWEGVDPDAYMRAFLRDLLPPPPPDSHSMG
- a CDS encoding type II toxin-antitoxin system VapC family toxin, which translates into the protein MVFLDSNIFIIDRFFPRDVHYEENRMFFASLKNAKAKAGVPLITLLEICGVASFNLSQEELEKWLYSFGEVYPVEVLDPAGDEGVKIGEYLLDLGFYLTKKMTLGDAVFLKEAETYKARAIVTWNKKHFSGRTEIPVFTPGEYLAVFRAKGRK
- a CDS encoding type II toxin-antitoxin system prevent-host-death family antitoxin, with product MRGARIRLLTGKKKIATIMATEATVMGEINFVNTRDLKNKTSQILRAAEKGKIIIVTRHGQPVATIKPFQERDLDERQHDSIYQKLRANIAQRYPALLAMAPEELRHLNDEISQKVRGFASWQEMERTAKGDRYGLSR